In Streptomyces durocortorensis, a genomic segment contains:
- a CDS encoding DUF3631 domain-containing protein, whose protein sequence is MQPEHPKSYSTPAPAQTVWPPAAIPGQPGAHLRAAQADDADPDLPGDAAPGSPEEADAPGGPGEIPDAEPTYGSELLDELRAQIARFVIPPSGEALDAVTLWVVATHLQPAWQHAPRLAVVGPAKRCGKSRLLDVLTETVHAPMLTINTTPAAIFRSIAEENPPTLLVDEADTIFGTPKMAEKNEEMRGLLNAGHQRNRYVTRVVGNDHTPHQFATFAMAALAGIGDLPDTVMDRSVVIRMRRRAEGETVKPFRSRRDTPALHDLRERIATWARPLVDEAAELEPGMPVEDRAADTWEPLVIVADLAGGHWPRLARTACARMVAAEAAAEEDHPSGARILADIRRVFAGRGEPESLSTEELLYLLRQDPESPWAEWGRSGLTARGLGAMLREFGVKPGNVRVADGTQRKGYMRNRFLDAWRRYCPAVHSVDTQPQLVPSGDTRPAALGEG, encoded by the coding sequence GTGCAACCCGAGCATCCCAAGTCCTATTCCACCCCCGCTCCCGCCCAGACGGTCTGGCCTCCAGCGGCCATCCCCGGCCAGCCCGGCGCCCACCTGCGCGCCGCGCAGGCCGACGACGCCGATCCGGACCTGCCCGGCGATGCGGCCCCCGGCAGCCCCGAGGAGGCGGATGCGCCGGGCGGGCCAGGGGAGATCCCCGATGCGGAGCCGACGTACGGCTCCGAACTGCTGGACGAACTGCGTGCGCAGATCGCCCGGTTCGTGATCCCGCCCTCGGGGGAGGCGTTGGACGCGGTCACCTTGTGGGTGGTGGCGACGCATCTGCAGCCCGCGTGGCAGCACGCCCCGCGTCTGGCGGTGGTCGGGCCCGCGAAGCGGTGCGGCAAGTCGCGGCTGCTCGACGTGCTGACCGAGACGGTCCACGCGCCGATGCTGACCATCAACACCACACCAGCGGCGATCTTCCGCTCGATCGCCGAGGAGAACCCGCCGACGCTGCTCGTCGACGAGGCGGACACCATATTCGGCACCCCGAAGATGGCGGAGAAGAACGAGGAGATGCGCGGCCTGCTCAACGCCGGTCACCAGCGCAACCGGTACGTGACCCGGGTCGTCGGCAACGACCACACCCCGCACCAGTTCGCCACCTTCGCCATGGCGGCCCTGGCCGGGATCGGCGACCTGCCCGACACCGTCATGGACCGGTCCGTGGTCATCCGCATGCGGCGTCGGGCCGAGGGTGAGACGGTCAAGCCCTTCCGCTCCCGCCGCGACACCCCGGCCCTGCACGACCTGCGGGAGCGCATCGCCACCTGGGCCCGCCCGCTGGTGGACGAGGCCGCCGAGCTGGAACCGGGCATGCCGGTCGAGGACCGCGCCGCCGACACCTGGGAGCCCCTGGTGATCGTCGCCGACCTGGCGGGCGGGCACTGGCCGCGCCTGGCCAGGACCGCGTGCGCGCGGATGGTCGCCGCCGAAGCAGCGGCCGAGGAGGACCACCCCAGCGGGGCGCGCATCCTCGCCGACATCCGCCGCGTCTTCGCGGGCCGGGGCGAGCCCGAGAGCCTGAGCACCGAGGAGCTTCTCTACCTCCTGCGCCAGGACCCCGAAAGCCCGTGGGCGGAGTGGGGACGCAGTGGCCTGACCGCCCGTGGACTCGGTGCGATGCTGCGCGAGTTCGGCGTCAAGCCCGGCAACGTCCGGGTGGCTGACGGAACCCAGCGCAAGGGCTACATGCGCAACAGGTTCCTCGACGCCTGGCGCCGGTACTGCCCCGCTGTCCATTCAGTGGACACCCAGCCCCAGCTTGTCCCCTCAGGGGACACCCGGCCTGCGGCTCTCGGCGAGGGCTGA
- a CDS encoding relaxase/mobilization nuclease domain-containing protein, with the protein MIAAIKQAGSNTRGLLAYLYGRGTHDEHFDPHIVAAFAMLAMPDPGREEMATLTDLGRYLDEPVRLRNSEFGKPVTDHVWHCPVRAAPEDRYLSDTEWGEIAQRIVEAAGIAPAGDDLACRWIAVRHADDHIHILATTVREDGRRPGLHNSGTRVGDECREIEKDYGLRQLKKGDGTGSRRPTQAEMHKAERLGWEQTSQQWLEERIRAAIPHVTDAEELLTYLEADGVAVKPRRAPSGDLIGYAVGRPGDINDKGEQIFKPGGKIAPDLSLPKVRARLETSTPEEHPTARRIRPTTAWRRATDALDTLHIELTDATGDGESGSDARAQAHIAALGELIEATAQRAPESLRAELQAASKAFARAQRSQVRAEDRAADAARIATRDIINTATGPDGSALAALLAAMVWATILAGRWHEAKHHAHQADAARRALDHLQTAADQALAPTLADLERRLPREQARRTLARDVRAAVPDHAERILADENWPALAAVLADAEAGGHKPHQLLKEATEQRELDTARRPARVLITRIQHTGRNPVRISRAEAARIRSTRSISAASSTASAQQRPPAPVTAPERGSRPRR; encoded by the coding sequence ATGATTGCCGCCATCAAGCAAGCCGGGTCGAACACCCGCGGGCTGCTCGCCTACCTCTACGGCCGAGGAACCCACGACGAACACTTCGATCCGCACATCGTCGCCGCCTTCGCGATGCTTGCCATGCCCGACCCCGGCCGCGAGGAGATGGCCACCCTCACCGACCTCGGCCGCTACCTCGACGAGCCCGTACGGCTGCGCAACAGCGAGTTCGGCAAGCCGGTCACCGACCACGTCTGGCACTGCCCCGTCCGCGCGGCGCCCGAGGACCGCTACCTCTCCGACACCGAGTGGGGCGAGATCGCCCAGCGCATCGTCGAGGCGGCCGGAATCGCTCCCGCCGGAGACGACCTGGCCTGCCGCTGGATCGCCGTACGCCACGCGGACGACCACATCCACATCCTCGCCACCACCGTCCGCGAAGACGGCCGCCGCCCGGGGCTCCACAACAGCGGTACCCGCGTCGGCGACGAGTGCCGCGAGATCGAAAAGGACTACGGGCTACGCCAACTGAAGAAGGGCGACGGAACCGGCAGCCGACGCCCCACCCAGGCCGAGATGCACAAGGCCGAACGCCTCGGCTGGGAACAGACCAGCCAACAGTGGCTCGAAGAACGCATCCGTGCCGCCATCCCGCACGTCACCGACGCCGAGGAACTGCTCACCTACCTCGAAGCCGACGGCGTCGCGGTGAAGCCCAGGCGAGCCCCTTCCGGAGACCTCATCGGCTATGCCGTCGGCCGCCCCGGTGACATCAACGACAAGGGCGAGCAGATCTTTAAGCCGGGCGGGAAGATCGCCCCTGACCTCAGCCTGCCCAAGGTACGGGCCCGCCTGGAGACCAGTACGCCCGAGGAGCACCCCACTGCTCGCCGCATCCGACCCACCACCGCATGGCGCCGGGCCACCGATGCTCTCGACACCCTTCACATCGAGCTCACTGACGCCACCGGTGACGGCGAGTCCGGCAGCGACGCACGGGCCCAGGCCCACATCGCCGCGCTCGGCGAACTGATCGAGGCCACCGCACAGCGCGCGCCCGAGAGCCTGCGCGCCGAACTTCAAGCCGCATCGAAGGCGTTCGCCCGCGCCCAGCGCTCCCAGGTCCGTGCCGAAGACCGGGCCGCCGACGCCGCACGCATCGCAACCCGCGACATCATCAACACCGCCACCGGCCCGGACGGCAGCGCCTTGGCCGCTCTGCTCGCCGCCATGGTCTGGGCGACCATCCTCGCCGGGCGCTGGCACGAGGCGAAGCACCACGCCCACCAGGCCGACGCAGCCCGCCGGGCCCTCGACCACCTCCAGACCGCCGCCGACCAGGCCCTCGCCCCCACGCTCGCCGATCTGGAACGCCGCCTGCCGCGCGAACAGGCCCGCCGCACTCTGGCCCGCGACGTCCGCGCCGCCGTCCCCGACCATGCCGAACGCATCCTCGCCGACGAGAACTGGCCTGCTCTCGCCGCAGTCCTCGCCGATGCGGAGGCCGGTGGCCACAAACCGCACCAGCTCCTCAAGGAGGCCACCGAGCAACGCGAACTCGACACGGCCCGCCGCCCGGCCCGGGTCTTGATCACGCGCATCCAGCACACCGGCCGCAACCCCGTACGTATCAGCCGAGCCGAAGCCGCACGCATCCGCTCGACGCGGTCGATATCAGCGGCCAGCAGTACAGCCTCGGCCCAGCAGCGTCCACCGGCGCCAGTTACCGCTCCGGAGCGAGGGAGCCGCCCTCGGCGGTAG
- a CDS encoding helix-turn-helix domain-containing protein, which produces MTQRRSNHGYEQDDEDDFLEWEDHVMATVAGEVRRRRKELRWSAQDLADRCEEIGYPIPRNVIANMESGRRATLPLVEIMVLAKALRVSPISLIYPVGYVADVRQLPFENPRPAWDALQWFVGGSTVEDATNSMLDHFLAHDLELRSALAAVESEDYERWKVKTAPNRVQREAAERALARYTAQATQARHELLRHRDAIREAGGIPPHLPLSLADIDPPESDTDSTEENDL; this is translated from the coding sequence ATGACACAACGCCGTTCGAACCATGGATACGAGCAGGACGACGAGGACGACTTCCTCGAATGGGAGGACCACGTCATGGCCACCGTGGCTGGCGAGGTCCGCAGACGCCGGAAGGAACTGCGTTGGAGCGCACAGGATTTGGCCGACCGCTGCGAGGAGATCGGCTACCCGATCCCCCGCAACGTCATCGCCAACATGGAGTCCGGCCGCCGCGCCACGCTGCCCCTGGTCGAGATCATGGTCCTCGCGAAGGCCCTGCGCGTGTCCCCGATCAGCCTGATCTACCCCGTCGGCTACGTCGCCGATGTCCGCCAGCTCCCCTTCGAGAACCCACGACCGGCCTGGGATGCCCTGCAGTGGTTCGTCGGCGGCTCAACCGTTGAGGACGCCACGAACTCCATGCTCGACCACTTCCTGGCCCACGACCTCGAACTCCGCTCGGCCCTGGCCGCCGTGGAGAGCGAGGACTACGAGCGCTGGAAGGTGAAGACCGCCCCCAACCGCGTCCAACGGGAAGCGGCCGAACGCGCCCTGGCCCGCTACACCGCCCAGGCCACCCAGGCCAGGCACGAGCTGCTCCGGCACCGCGACGCCATCCGAGAAGCCGGTGGCATCCCACCCCACCTGCCCCTGTCGCTCGCCGACATCGACCCACCGGAATCCGATACCGACTCCACCGAGGAGAACGATCTTTGA
- a CDS encoding WbqC family protein yields the protein MQRTNLSFAPASPAASSPREQPAPGGLCAIHQPNLFPRLTTLAKLFAADYWIVLDDVQFTRRDYQHRARLAAIDAPGRQLWLSIPTHLPSGRSTLIRDALIDDAELARRRTAGMLRQHFGTSPHWRSLAQALDPVLDSFATGRTAVIAETSTRVLLDLLGWRGRILRSSVLSARPGRSLRLADLAAATGARAYLCGTGGMTYLDPVPFAARNITVAAFRPPTTGIWSTARRLSALWALASLGPDALDSRLRAVADDHAALGATALELRSSATSV from the coding sequence ATGCAGCGTACGAATCTCTCATTCGCTCCGGCTTCACCAGCCGCCTCATCTCCTCGTGAGCAGCCTGCTCCCGGCGGGCTGTGCGCGATCCACCAGCCCAATCTGTTCCCGAGGCTGACGACGCTGGCCAAGCTGTTCGCGGCGGACTACTGGATCGTCCTGGACGATGTGCAGTTCACCCGCCGCGACTACCAGCACCGAGCGCGCCTCGCCGCCATCGACGCACCAGGCCGCCAGCTGTGGCTCTCCATCCCCACCCACCTTCCGAGCGGGCGATCCACTCTCATCCGTGACGCGCTGATCGACGACGCCGAACTCGCCCGTCGAAGGACCGCCGGAATGCTGCGGCAGCACTTCGGAACCAGCCCACACTGGCGCTCCCTCGCCCAGGCCCTGGACCCGGTGTTGGATTCCTTCGCAACCGGGCGGACCGCGGTGATCGCGGAGACCTCCACCCGCGTGCTGCTCGACCTGCTCGGCTGGCGGGGCCGGATCCTCCGTAGCAGCGTCTTGTCCGCCAGACCGGGCCGCTCCCTCCGACTCGCCGACCTGGCCGCCGCAACGGGTGCTCGCGCGTACCTGTGTGGGACCGGCGGCATGACCTATCTCGACCCCGTCCCGTTCGCTGCCAGGAACATCACCGTGGCTGCCTTCCGGCCCCCGACTACCGGCATCTGGTCGACCGCACGCCGGCTCAGTGCCCTGTGGGCACTGGCGTCGCTCGGCCCAGATGCCCTGGATTCTCGTCTCCGTGCCGTTGCCGACGACCATGCCGCACTCGGGGCCACCGCGCTTGAACTGCGGTCATCGGCAACGTCTGTCTGA
- a CDS encoding DUF2637 domain-containing protein, translating into MPTTPISPPPPHQPPDDRPGERQPTNARQAAEQYTLLIAGAVIVILTAGAFWLSYAHLAEVAGRHGLGSSPMRRWAWPATLDAFIVAGELLMLRAGLRQVTDWWAIGLTAAGSIGSIVLNAVGVNSTGNASSVPFLDYVVAAVPPTAAMLAFAALMRQVHQLVGRSTDCSEPDSGQALEVLTVASTSPVEPPAVTAAEAQDSEPSAQDSQSKPRGGRPPKATIEGLAEIGRIAAFDHRKLTRELLREAVEDKGLTIGSERLTRVMKLLRPELEAHGITVSASG; encoded by the coding sequence TTGCCCACCACTCCCATCTCCCCTCCACCGCCCCACCAGCCGCCGGACGACCGGCCCGGCGAACGGCAGCCGACGAACGCCAGACAGGCTGCCGAGCAGTACACGCTCCTCATAGCGGGCGCCGTCATCGTCATCCTCACGGCCGGTGCGTTCTGGCTCTCCTACGCGCACCTGGCCGAGGTCGCGGGTCGGCACGGGCTGGGCAGTTCACCGATGCGCCGCTGGGCCTGGCCCGCGACCTTGGACGCGTTCATCGTCGCGGGCGAGCTGCTGATGCTCCGCGCGGGCCTGCGCCAGGTCACCGACTGGTGGGCGATCGGACTGACCGCCGCCGGGTCGATCGGCTCCATCGTCCTCAACGCGGTCGGCGTGAACAGCACGGGAAACGCCAGTAGCGTGCCCTTCCTCGACTACGTGGTCGCCGCGGTTCCCCCGACTGCGGCGATGCTGGCCTTCGCTGCCCTGATGCGGCAGGTCCACCAGCTCGTCGGCCGCTCCACCGACTGCTCGGAACCCGACTCCGGTCAGGCGTTGGAGGTGCTGACTGTCGCGTCCACCAGCCCTGTCGAGCCGCCAGCCGTCACAGCGGCGGAGGCTCAGGATTCGGAGCCTTCGGCCCAGGATTCGCAGAGCAAACCGCGCGGTGGCCGTCCGCCCAAAGCCACGATCGAGGGGCTTGCGGAGATCGGCCGGATCGCCGCCTTCGACCATCGCAAACTCACCCGGGAGCTCCTCCGCGAGGCCGTGGAGGACAAGGGGCTGACGATCGGCAGCGAACGGCTGACCCGGGTGATGAAGCTTCTCCGGCCGGAACTCGAAGCGCATGGGATCACCGTCTCCGCCAGCGGCTGA
- a CDS encoding helix-turn-helix domain-containing protein: protein MATVHHWTGLEAKALRLALRLSVRAYAERLGLAVATVSKWESKLAATEPRPDTQAILDTALGRADAAVHMRFETLLSEMTGSVATIGRRVASSGPRAWEYESWADDLDRVVVSLSRQNFAFADSLLTRWLGRFKAHELDEKGLYLFARSTALLGDLKRDQGVVLGPLSAQHSYAGARTVFTQLDIPRRVAQLDLSIAVVTEMSGRLEVAARNYESLAVDDRLSRRDRARARLWVGTALSKDGEHDYATRVMQTATREFEDLTEPDDWSVAHQKLALARRGAGDLSQALHFIDIARSSGTTDSPMQRVRLDTAHGHILLSDTATQDDGILVLDQAAKVAAQYGLVHQLRSIEGVKAMSEGLTGPRQL from the coding sequence GTGGCGACCGTGCACCACTGGACCGGGCTTGAGGCCAAGGCATTGCGGCTCGCCCTGCGGCTGAGCGTGCGGGCCTACGCCGAGCGTCTGGGCCTGGCGGTCGCGACCGTGTCCAAGTGGGAGAGCAAGCTCGCCGCTACTGAGCCGAGACCCGATACCCAGGCCATCCTCGACACCGCCCTCGGACGAGCGGACGCCGCAGTCCACATGCGCTTCGAGACGCTCCTGTCGGAGATGACCGGCAGCGTCGCGACCATCGGCAGACGTGTCGCCTCGTCCGGCCCCAGAGCGTGGGAGTACGAGTCATGGGCCGATGACCTCGACCGGGTCGTGGTCTCCCTGTCCCGGCAGAACTTCGCCTTCGCCGACAGCCTTCTCACTCGGTGGCTGGGCAGGTTCAAGGCCCATGAACTGGACGAGAAGGGCTTGTACCTCTTTGCCCGCTCCACGGCCTTACTTGGTGACCTCAAACGCGACCAAGGCGTTGTCCTGGGCCCGCTCTCGGCCCAGCATTCCTACGCCGGTGCCCGGACGGTCTTCACCCAGCTCGACATCCCTCGCCGCGTCGCCCAGCTCGATCTGTCGATCGCAGTCGTCACCGAGATGTCCGGCAGGCTGGAAGTCGCCGCCCGCAACTACGAGAGCCTCGCCGTCGACGACCGGCTCTCTCGCCGCGACCGGGCTCGCGCAAGGCTGTGGGTGGGGACGGCGCTGAGCAAGGACGGCGAGCACGACTACGCGACCCGCGTCATGCAGACAGCGACCCGCGAGTTCGAGGACCTCACCGAACCGGACGACTGGTCGGTGGCCCACCAGAAGCTCGCTCTGGCCCGCCGCGGCGCCGGCGATCTCTCTCAAGCCCTGCACTTCATCGACATCGCCCGAAGCAGCGGAACGACCGACTCACCAATGCAACGCGTACGCCTGGACACCGCTCACGGCCACATCCTGCTCTCCGATACAGCGACCCAGGATGATGGAATCCTCGTCCTCGACCAGGCCGCCAAGGTGGCCGCGCAGTACGGACTCGTGCACCAACTGCGCAGCATCGAGGGCGTCAAGGCCATGAGCGAGGGGCTGACCGGCCCCCGGCAACTGTGA
- a CDS encoding MobC family plasmid mobilization relaxosome protein, whose product MAETAQRQGAPDQEAVAEGGPDLDTLHAVQREILRPVRAAEIAADEPAVQSVQPAIRRFTGDKRDERVGPLRFLEGERALLQETAAQHGYKGESGFAADIVLAFLADRFTANLPLSEDRRRTHMFRAQVLRQLNRIGVNVNQIARALNSELTPPDLRLRLDELQHLLELIAEALREPADPTEV is encoded by the coding sequence GTGGCGGAGACGGCCCAGCGCCAGGGGGCGCCGGACCAGGAGGCCGTGGCCGAGGGCGGCCCCGACCTGGACACGCTCCACGCCGTTCAACGCGAGATCCTCCGCCCCGTACGCGCCGCCGAGATCGCCGCCGACGAGCCCGCCGTGCAGAGCGTCCAGCCCGCGATCCGCCGCTTCACCGGCGACAAGCGCGACGAACGTGTCGGCCCCCTGCGGTTCCTTGAAGGCGAGCGCGCCCTCCTTCAGGAGACCGCCGCGCAGCACGGCTACAAGGGCGAGTCCGGCTTCGCCGCCGACATCGTCCTCGCCTTCCTCGCCGACCGGTTCACCGCCAACCTGCCGCTGTCCGAGGACCGTCGCCGCACCCACATGTTCCGCGCCCAGGTGCTGCGTCAGCTCAACCGGATCGGCGTCAACGTCAACCAGATCGCCCGCGCCCTGAACAGCGAGCTCACCCCACCCGATCTACGCCTGCGTCTCGACGAACTCCAGCACCTGCTGGAGCTGATCGCCGAGGCCCTGCGCGAGCCCGCCGACCCGACGGAAGTCTGA
- a CDS encoding YdcF family protein: protein MRNDHQGITENQWHQAKLIWDYHQMQHELRPVDVAIGLGSHDLGVATRSAELYRAGLFQTLVFTGGNSPTTAKVFPRGEAVHFREHAIDLGVPADAILLEPHAANTGQNITLSREVLAASGIHPTTVLLVSKPYMERRSFATARKLWPDIEFLCASEPLEFDDYLKSIGDEKLVLDMLAGDLQRVIEYPKLGFAIEQEVPEDVHAAYESLIRSGFTSRLISS, encoded by the coding sequence GTGCGCAACGACCATCAGGGCATCACCGAGAACCAGTGGCACCAGGCCAAGCTGATCTGGGACTACCACCAGATGCAGCACGAGCTGCGCCCCGTCGACGTGGCAATCGGACTGGGCAGCCACGACCTCGGCGTCGCAACCCGCTCCGCCGAGCTGTACCGCGCCGGGCTGTTCCAGACCCTGGTGTTCACCGGCGGCAACAGCCCCACCACCGCCAAGGTCTTCCCTCGCGGGGAGGCAGTCCACTTCCGTGAGCACGCCATCGACCTCGGTGTCCCCGCCGACGCCATTCTGCTGGAGCCCCACGCGGCAAACACCGGACAGAACATCACGCTCTCCCGTGAGGTCCTCGCCGCCTCCGGCATCCATCCGACGACGGTGCTGCTGGTCTCCAAGCCGTACATGGAACGGCGATCGTTCGCGACCGCCCGCAAGCTGTGGCCCGACATCGAGTTTCTCTGCGCGTCGGAGCCGCTGGAGTTCGACGACTATCTGAAGAGCATCGGGGACGAGAAGCTCGTTCTGGACATGCTCGCGGGCGACCTCCAGCGGGTCATCGAGTATCCGAAGCTCGGATTCGCCATCGAGCAGGAAGTCCCCGAGGACGTACATGCAGCGTACGAATCTCTCATTCGCTCCGGCTTCACCAGCCGCCTCATCTCCTCGTGA